The Anaerolineae bacterium DNA segment AGGCTGCCGTGCCCACCTCGATTGAAGCAGTAGAAAGGGTACCTCTGGCTGCCATCGTCACTGGTGACGTACATGACCCCGCCGCAGGTTCGCTTGGTCTCCCGATCTATCACTCCCTCCTGGAGGCCAGCCGAAGCCGTGACCATCTTGAAGGTGGACCCGGGCGGGTACACGCCGGAGATACTCCGATTGACCAGGGGAAACCGGGGATCCTCGGAGAGGCGCACCAGGTCCTCGTGGCTGATACCCCCCGAGAACAGATTGTTGTCATAGCCCGGCAGCGACACCAGGGCTCGTATGGCACCGTCACGCGGGTCGAGCGCCACTACCACCCCGGCGGGAGACTCCTTGCGCGCCATGCCCTTCCGGAGCGCCTCGGCCGCTGCCCGTTGCAGCTCTACGTCTATCGTCAATACCAAGTTCGCGCCCGGCTCCGGCTCCACCGGCTGGCCCACGACCCGCACCTTGCGCCCCTCGACGTTGACCTCGAGGCGCTGCTCGCCCTTCCTGCCCCGGAGCACCGACTCATAGCTGTGCTCCAGACCGGTCTGGCCCACAGTGTCATTGGGCGAGTATCCCCAGCGGCGATACTCCTCTACCGCTTCGGCCGGTACGGGCCCAACGTATCCCAAAACGTGTCCCAGCAACTCGCCGTACGGGTACTCCCGCCTGGCCTCCACCTGAACGCTTATGCCCGGGAGAGTCAGCTGCTGCTGCTCGATGACGAAGGCGGTCTCCTCGTCCACGCCGCGCCGCAACACCACCGGCTCAAGCAACGGCAGGTCCTTGGCCGCCTCCAGAATGCTCTCTATTGTCTCCCGCCCGTCCTCGGCCGGGCCCGAGACGCGTATGTCCAGCAGGGCCCCGATGCGCTCCAGCACCTGCCTGCGGGCCACTTCATCCTCGGGAAGATCCGGCCGCGAGATCACCACGTTGAAGGAGGGGACATTCCGCACCAGTATCCGACCTTCGCGGTCGTACATCACCCCCCGATCGGCAGGCACAGAGAGCACCCGGAACCGTTGTCGGTCGGCCGCGTCCAGGTAGCTGGCACTGCTGCGTCCCTGAAGCATCCACAGCCGTCCCACCAGGGCCCCGAAGGCAGCAAGCAGAGCCCTGCGGCTGAACTTGATCCTGCCGTTCTTCCCGCTCTCAGCGGCCATGTCCGCCCTTTCCTAGACCTGATACCGTCCAGCCAAGCGGCGATGGCTTCTGCGGAGGACAGACACCCATGCCAGTACGCAGACTATGTCCAAGAGAACCGCCGGTAACACCACCCGCACCAGGGCCGGAACGAACGGCACTGAGGCGCCCTCCACTCGGCCGGCCAGCAGCATGATGGCGTAGAATGCCATGCTGCCCAGGGCGCCGACTGCCGTCACCCACACCACATCGTCCGCGTAGAGCCCGAAGCGACCCAACCCCGCCAGCGTCCCCACCAATGTGAGCGCGAAGCACCCCACTCCAAAGGGACCGGCGCTCAGTCCGTCCAAGATCAGGCCACCGACGAAGCCCCAAACCGCCCCGGCCCCGGCTCCGTTCAGAAAGGCCCACGAGAGAACGGCGCAGAGCACCAGATCCGGCCCGATTCTCGCCTCGCCCAGGCGAAGCGCCCCCGAGCCCTGCAGAAAGGCAAGCGACCCGAGAACCAAGACGCCCGCCACCGCGTGACGCCAACGGGAGTCTCGCGGCTCAATCACCTGCCGTCTCTACCGGCACCCCGGGCTCGTGTTCGAGGATGACCACCACCACCTCGAGGTCGCTGAGGTCCACCGATGGCGAAATGACAGCCTTCTGGAACATGGCGGTGTCGCTTCGTATCACCTCGCTCACTTGCCCGATCACGATGCCCTTCGGGAACACGTCTCCCAGCCCCGAAGTGAGCACCACGTCCCCGACCTGCACGTCCGCATCGCAATCAATGCCCTCCATGACGATGCTGCCGTCAAGCTGTCCCTTGACGATCCCCGAAGCTCGGGTGCGTTGGACCAGGGCCGCTACAGCGCTACGGGCGTCGTTGATGAGCAGCACCTGCGCCGAATGCCCTGCCACCTCGACCACTCGGCCCACCAGTCCCCGGCCCGTTATCACTGGCATGTCAGGCAGCAAGCCCCCATCCGCGCCGGTGGAGATCAGGAGAGCCCGGATCAGGTTACCCGGCTCCCTACCAGCTACTCTGGCTTCCACGTTCGCCCCCATTACCCGCAGCGACCTCTGGGAGCGAACGAACCCCAGCTCCGTGCGCAGCAGCTCATTCTCCGCCACTACTTCTTGCAGAGCCACCAGCTGCACGGTCAGCTCCTCCGCCCGACGCTTCAGCAGTTCGTTCTCTTGCCGCAGCTGCTCAAGATCCTGAAAGAACACGCGGGCGTTGCCTACATTCCGAACCAGGCTCGAGACGGCCGATTGCCCCCGGCTGGACAGGTCAGCGACCCAGCTGCTGACGGCGTTCACTCCTTCTATCTGATCGCTCACCAGGAGAGCCACCGCCGTCGCCAACAGGAGGATGGGGAACAGGTCGCGCTTCCTCACAACCGGGTGCCGGCTCTATCCCCAGCGGCCGTCTCTGTGTGTGGCTGAGAGCACCTTGCGCAGAGTGTCGAGCTCCTCCAGGACTCTCCCCGCGCCCTTGGCCACGCACGTGAGCGGCTCCTCCGCCACCACCACCTTCATCCGGGTCTCCTCAGCCAGGCGCTGAGACAGGCCCTGCAGCAAGGCGCCACCACCCACCAGCGCAATGCCATGTTCCATCAGGTCGGCGACCAGCTCGGGCGGCGTCTCATCGAGCGTGTTGCGGACGGCATCGCATATGATATGGACCGGCCCCGAAAGCGCCTCACGAATCTCGACGCTGCTCACCTCCACCGACTGGGGCAGCCCCGTCAGAAGGTTGCGACCCCGCAGGAGCATGGTCTGCTCCTGCTCCAGGGGATACGCCGACCCGATGGCCATCTTGGCCTTCTCTGCCATCCGCTCGCCCACCAGGAGGTTGTACTTCTCCCGCGCGTACCGGATGATCTCCTCGTCCATCTCGTCGCCCGCCACCCGAATGGAGCGGCTAACCACGATGCCCCCCAGGGCGATGACCGCCACCTCGGTGGTGCCGCCCCCGATGTCCACCACCATGCTGCCCACACTGTCGGTGACCGGCAGATTCGC contains these protein-coding regions:
- the mreC gene encoding rod shape-determining protein MreC, with product MRKRDLFPILLLATAVALLVSDQIEGVNAVSSWVADLSSRGQSAVSSLVRNVGNARVFFQDLEQLRQENELLKRRAEELTVQLVALQEVVAENELLRTELGFVRSQRSLRVMGANVEARVAGREPGNLIRALLISTGADGGLLPDMPVITGRGLVGRVVEVAGHSAQVLLINDARSAVAALVQRTRASGIVKGQLDGSIVMEGIDCDADVQVGDVVLTSGLGDVFPKGIVIGQVSEVIRSDTAMFQKAVISPSVDLSDLEVVVVILEHEPGVPVETAGD
- the mreD gene encoding rod shape-determining protein MreD yields the protein MIEPRDSRWRHAVAGVLVLGSLAFLQGSGALRLGEARIGPDLVLCAVLSWAFLNGAGAGAVWGFVGGLILDGLSAGPFGVGCFALTLVGTLAGLGRFGLYADDVVWVTAVGALGSMAFYAIMLLAGRVEGASVPFVPALVRVVLPAVLLDIVCVLAWVSVLRRSHRRLAGRYQV
- the mrdA gene encoding penicillin-binding protein 2 — encoded protein: MAAESGKNGRIKFSRRALLAAFGALVGRLWMLQGRSSASYLDAADRQRFRVLSVPADRGVMYDREGRILVRNVPSFNVVISRPDLPEDEVARRQVLERIGALLDIRVSGPAEDGRETIESILEAAKDLPLLEPVVLRRGVDEETAFVIEQQQLTLPGISVQVEARREYPYGELLGHVLGYVGPVPAEAVEEYRRWGYSPNDTVGQTGLEHSYESVLRGRKGEQRLEVNVEGRKVRVVGQPVEPEPGANLVLTIDVELQRAAAEALRKGMARKESPAGVVVALDPRDGAIRALVSLPGYDNNLFSGGISHEDLVRLSEDPRFPLVNRSISGVYPPGSTFKMVTASAGLQEGVIDRETKRTCGGVMYVTSDDGSQRYPFYCFNRGGHGSLNVIGAIRHSCDIFFYQVAGGYEDFAGLGQKRLASYARHFGLGNLTGVDLPGELPGLIPDPKWKRLTRQQLWVTGDTYNAGIGQGDILTTPLQMACVTMAVANGGTVYQPRLGDYLMDGRGKEIARYLPRVVGRVPVSAGNLEIVRQGMREAVAIGTARSLGIKEIEVAGKTGTAEFFGPRTPDGHLPMHAWFVSFAPFEEPEIVVVALIEDSGEGAYYAVPVVAEVLRAYFGLSPSATAAS
- a CDS encoding rod shape-determining protein, yielding MYPGRVVAYLSVCYNRGGTGRTRTPVDAQTSPGHQEYNCVFNPLNSLLGLFSLDIGIDLGTANTLVSVRGKGIVINEPSVVAIEAKSKRVVAIGLEAKQMVGRTPANIVAIRPLRDGVISDFDVTEKMLVYFIRRVHQQMMLSLPRPRVVVGIPSGCTEVEKRAVYEASLNAGAREAYLIEEPMAAAIGANLPVTDSVGSMVVDIGGGTTEVAVIALGGIVVSRSIRVAGDEMDEEIIRYAREKYNLLVGERMAEKAKMAIGSAYPLEQEQTMLLRGRNLLTGLPQSVEVSSVEIREALSGPVHIICDAVRNTLDETPPELVADLMEHGIALVGGGALLQGLSQRLAEETRMKVVVAEEPLTCVAKGAGRVLEELDTLRKVLSATHRDGRWG